In the Burkholderia cenocepacia genome, one interval contains:
- a CDS encoding methyltransferase family protein, with amino-acid sequence MNIVQTIAIVVPWAAWLAYWIATSQGVKTTVRKEASRSRTLQSIPLIVGGALIILPDPSWQALVPDWQRFGLQAQCGLAVLVAGLLFSVWARLHLGTNWSVSVTLKEDHELVRTGPYALVRHPIYTGCLIALVGAALIGGEWRGAIGVLLVFASLAYKVRVEESWLTGYFGPAYAQYRREVAALIPGFY; translated from the coding sequence GTGAATATCGTTCAGACCATCGCCATCGTCGTTCCGTGGGCCGCGTGGCTCGCGTACTGGATCGCCACGTCGCAGGGCGTCAAGACCACCGTGCGCAAGGAGGCGTCGCGCTCGCGCACGCTGCAGTCGATTCCGCTGATCGTCGGCGGCGCGCTGATCATCCTGCCCGATCCGTCGTGGCAGGCGCTCGTGCCCGACTGGCAGCGCTTCGGCCTGCAGGCGCAGTGCGGGCTCGCGGTGCTGGTGGCCGGCCTGCTGTTCTCGGTGTGGGCGCGGCTGCATCTGGGCACGAACTGGAGCGTGTCGGTCACGTTGAAGGAAGACCACGAACTCGTGCGCACGGGGCCGTATGCGCTCGTGCGTCACCCGATCTACACCGGCTGCCTGATCGCGCTGGTCGGCGCCGCGCTGATCGGCGGCGAATGGCGCGGCGCGATCGGCGTGCTGCTCGTGTTCGCGTCGCTCGCGTACAAGGTGCGCGTCGAGGAGAGCTGGCTGACCGGATATTTCGGGCCGGCGTATGCGCAGTACCGCCGCGAGGTCGCGGCGCTGATCCCCGGCTTCTACTGA
- a CDS encoding glycosyltransferase has translation MAKMIVTAIGSAGDVHPLLGVARTLAARGHDVVFCTHVPFEAAVRRCGFAFVPVGTAAEYDAAMANPALWNPRTSFRTLWQVIAPTLRPHYDALRALTDADTVLVGTLWAFSARFMQELHGTPYVSVQVSPSTLLSAHAPPTHPRLTIPARWPLPVKSALMTLIERQVLDRVCGPALDAVRRELELAPARRVLGRWLHSTDGVLCLFPGWFAPPQPDWPSNHLQSGFPLFNDIATPDDDGALDAFLAAGEAPVVFTAGSTLVDHAAYARAVADALRATGARGILLTPHDAVQGDDRLLVRRFVPMRTLLPRCRALVHHGGIGTAALACEAGIVQVVTPFAHDQFDNAQRVVANGCGVRVDGPLDGARLGAALARVLDEPAFAVHAERTRALLAAAPDGCGAAADFIERFVPRRGRAAARADVAVAGA, from the coding sequence ATGGCGAAGATGATCGTGACCGCGATCGGCTCGGCGGGCGACGTGCATCCGCTGCTCGGCGTCGCGCGCACGCTGGCCGCGCGCGGTCACGACGTCGTGTTCTGCACGCATGTGCCGTTCGAGGCGGCCGTGCGCCGCTGCGGGTTCGCGTTCGTGCCGGTCGGCACCGCGGCGGAATACGACGCGGCGATGGCGAACCCGGCGCTGTGGAATCCGCGCACGTCGTTCCGCACGCTGTGGCAGGTGATCGCGCCGACGTTGCGCCCGCATTACGACGCGCTGCGCGCGCTGACCGATGCCGATACGGTGCTGGTCGGCACGCTGTGGGCGTTCTCCGCGCGCTTCATGCAGGAACTGCACGGCACGCCGTACGTATCGGTGCAGGTGTCGCCGTCGACGCTGCTGTCCGCGCATGCGCCGCCGACTCACCCGCGCCTGACGATTCCCGCGCGCTGGCCGTTGCCGGTGAAGTCGGCGCTGATGACGCTGATCGAGCGGCAGGTGCTCGACCGCGTGTGCGGCCCGGCGCTCGATGCGGTACGCCGCGAGCTGGAGCTCGCGCCCGCGCGGCGCGTGCTCGGCCGCTGGCTGCATTCGACCGACGGCGTGCTGTGCCTGTTTCCCGGCTGGTTCGCGCCGCCGCAGCCGGACTGGCCGTCGAACCATCTGCAAAGCGGTTTTCCGCTGTTCAACGATATCGCGACACCCGACGATGATGGGGCACTCGACGCGTTTCTCGCGGCCGGCGAAGCCCCGGTCGTGTTCACGGCCGGTTCGACGCTCGTCGATCATGCGGCGTATGCGCGTGCGGTGGCGGACGCGCTGCGCGCGACCGGCGCGCGCGGCATCCTGCTGACGCCGCACGATGCGGTGCAGGGCGACGACCGGCTGCTCGTGCGCCGCTTCGTGCCGATGCGCACGCTGCTGCCGCGTTGCCGCGCGCTCGTGCATCACGGCGGGATCGGCACGGCGGCGCTCGCGTGCGAAGCCGGCATCGTGCAGGTCGTCACGCCGTTCGCGCACGATCAGTTCGACAACGCGCAACGCGTCGTCGCGAACGGCTGCGGCGTGCGGGTCGACGGCCCGCTCGACGGTGCGCGGCTCGGCGCGGCGCTCGCCCGCGTGCTCGACGAACCCGCGTTCGCGGTGCATGCGGAGCGTACGCGTGCGCTGCTCGCGGCCGCGCCGGACGGCTGTGGCGCCGCCGCCGATTTCATCGAACGGTTCGTGCCCAGGCGCGGGCGCGCTGCCGCGCGGGCCGACGTCGCGGTGGCCGGCGCATGA
- a CDS encoding DHA2 family efflux MFS transporter permease subunit, translating to MSTASPLHDGSVAPSAFDVPAPAPAAQPMRGIRLALLTFALSLATFIEVLDSTVTNVAVPAISGSLGVSNSQGTWVISSYSVAAAIAVPLTGWLARRVGELRLFVGAVLLFTLTSLLCGLARDLHVLVICRALQGLCSGPMVPLSQTILLRTFPPEKRTIALALWAMTVLLAPIFGPVVGGWIVDNFSWPWIFLINLPIGLFSFAACTAMLRPDAQRGAAGPIDVPGIVLLVIGVGSLQAMLDLGHDRGWFDSPLIVTLAVVATLAIVSLLIWEAGEAHPVVDLSLFRDRTFSFCVLIISLGMMSFSVVGVVFPLWMQAVMGYNAFHAGLATASLGVLALVFSILVGLHAHRFDARVLATFGFLVFAAVLAWDAQFTLKMTFAQIAAPGLIQGIGLPCFFIPLTAATLSRIPDDRLAAASSLSNFLRTLSAAFGTAMSVTLWDNRATYHYDVVSQSVTHASANTQRFVHALNAMGVDGVRELTTLHHVVMQQAYMMATNDMFWMASMTCLALAAMMWLTRPKRGAAASFGH from the coding sequence ATGAGCACCGCGTCGCCGCTGCACGACGGGAGCGTCGCGCCGTCCGCGTTCGACGTGCCGGCGCCCGCGCCGGCCGCACAGCCGATGCGTGGTATCCGGCTCGCGCTGCTGACGTTCGCGCTGTCGCTCGCGACCTTCATCGAGGTGCTCGACTCGACCGTGACGAACGTCGCGGTGCCGGCGATCTCGGGCAGTCTCGGCGTATCGAACAGCCAGGGCACGTGGGTGATCAGCTCGTATTCGGTCGCGGCCGCGATCGCGGTGCCGCTCACCGGCTGGCTCGCCCGCCGCGTCGGCGAGCTGCGGCTGTTCGTCGGCGCGGTGCTGTTGTTTACGCTGACGTCGCTGCTGTGCGGGCTCGCGCGCGACCTGCACGTGCTCGTGATCTGCCGCGCGCTGCAGGGGCTGTGTTCGGGGCCGATGGTGCCGCTGTCGCAGACAATCCTGCTGCGCACGTTCCCGCCCGAAAAACGCACGATCGCGCTCGCGCTGTGGGCGATGACGGTGCTGCTCGCGCCGATTTTCGGGCCGGTGGTCGGCGGCTGGATCGTCGACAACTTCTCGTGGCCGTGGATCTTCCTGATCAACTTGCCGATCGGGCTGTTCTCGTTCGCGGCGTGCACCGCGATGCTGCGCCCCGACGCGCAGCGCGGCGCGGCCGGCCCGATCGACGTGCCGGGCATCGTGCTGCTCGTGATCGGCGTCGGCTCGCTGCAGGCGATGCTCGATCTCGGCCACGACCGCGGCTGGTTCGATTCGCCGCTGATCGTCACGCTCGCGGTGGTCGCGACGCTCGCGATCGTGTCGCTGCTGATCTGGGAAGCGGGCGAGGCGCATCCGGTGGTCGACCTGAGCCTGTTTCGCGACCGCACGTTCTCGTTCTGCGTGCTGATCATCTCGCTCGGGATGATGAGCTTCTCCGTGGTCGGCGTGGTGTTTCCGCTGTGGATGCAGGCCGTGATGGGCTACAACGCGTTTCATGCGGGGCTCGCGACCGCGTCGCTCGGCGTGCTCGCGCTGGTGTTCTCGATCCTCGTCGGGCTGCATGCGCACCGCTTCGACGCGCGCGTGCTCGCGACGTTCGGCTTCCTCGTGTTCGCGGCCGTGCTCGCCTGGGACGCCCAGTTCACGCTGAAGATGACGTTCGCGCAGATCGCAGCGCCCGGACTGATCCAGGGCATCGGGCTGCCGTGCTTCTTCATTCCGCTGACCGCCGCGACCTTGTCGCGCATTCCGGACGACCGGCTCGCCGCCGCGTCGAGCCTGTCGAATTTCCTGCGCACGCTGTCGGCCGCGTTCGGCACCGCGATGAGCGTGACGCTGTGGGACAACCGCGCGACCTATCACTACGATGTCGTGTCGCAGTCGGTCACCCATGCGTCGGCGAACACGCAACGCTTCGTGCATGCGTTGAACGCGATGGGCGTGGACGGCGTGCGCGAACTGACGACCTTGCATCACGTCGTGATGCAGCAGGCCTACATGATGGCGACCAACGACATGTTCTGGATGGCGAGCATGACGTGTCTCGCGCTCGCGGCGATGATGTGGCTGACGCGGCCCAAGCGCGGCGCGGCGGCTTCGTTCGGGCATTGA
- a CDS encoding glycosyltransferase family 2 protein — protein sequence MTTLGALVILYHPSDAQLDALRAWRHACEALLVVDNTPQPDARARELCAREGIALLHHGNRGGIAGAYNAGLAALFRDGLDAVALFDQDSSVPAAYFPAMRDVCAGLAGRAFLAGPRIFDENARSFLPELATNGIGLRRLRIEPGTPMQRCAFLISSGCVVSRDAFDVLGRFDETLFIDHVDTEYSFRALARNVPLYVVPSLVLPHRIGAKQRHAIGPFEMTSMNHSWQRRYYSARNAVQLGMQYGLRFPVALVPNLLTVWQVVQIALVERDKRAKLAGILFGVADGLFGRLGPLERTRPRLAARAQRVRQG from the coding sequence ATGACGACACTCGGCGCACTCGTGATCCTGTATCACCCGAGCGACGCGCAGCTCGACGCGCTGCGCGCATGGCGGCACGCATGCGAAGCGCTGCTCGTCGTCGACAACACGCCGCAGCCCGATGCGCGGGCTCGTGAACTGTGCGCACGCGAAGGCATCGCGCTGCTGCATCACGGCAATCGCGGCGGCATTGCGGGCGCGTACAACGCGGGGCTTGCGGCGCTCTTTCGCGACGGCCTCGATGCGGTCGCGCTGTTCGATCAGGATTCGTCGGTGCCGGCTGCGTATTTCCCGGCGATGCGCGATGTCTGCGCGGGGCTCGCGGGGCGTGCGTTCCTCGCCGGCCCGCGCATCTTCGACGAGAACGCGCGCAGCTTCCTGCCCGAACTCGCGACCAACGGTATCGGCTTGCGCCGCCTGCGCATCGAGCCGGGCACGCCGATGCAGCGCTGCGCGTTCCTGATTTCGTCGGGTTGCGTCGTGTCGCGCGACGCGTTCGACGTGCTCGGCCGTTTCGACGAGACGCTGTTCATCGATCACGTCGATACCGAATACAGCTTCCGCGCGCTGGCGCGCAACGTGCCGCTCTATGTCGTGCCGTCGCTGGTGCTGCCGCACCGGATCGGCGCGAAGCAGCGGCACGCGATCGGCCCTTTCGAAATGACGTCGATGAATCACTCGTGGCAACGGCGCTACTACAGCGCTCGCAATGCCGTGCAGCTCGGGATGCAGTACGGGCTGCGCTTTCCGGTGGCGCTCGTGCCGAACCTGCTGACCGTGTGGCAGGTCGTGCAGATCGCGCTGGTCGAGCGCGACAAGCGCGCGAAGCTGGCCGGCATCCTGTTCGGCGTCGCGGACGGCCTGTTCGGCCGACTCGGCCCGCTCGAGCGCACGCGACCGCGTCTGGCCGCGCGGGCGCAGCGCGTTCGGCAGGGGTGA
- a CDS encoding efflux transporter outer membrane subunit has protein sequence MRRMRKAAGSARGVKGGSMIAAAAALLALAGCVPSGFLPSLSLRAPADDALVHTAGPGVNGAWPAPDWVKQLQDPQLDDLVAEASQHNPDLQVAQARLRIAQAQLQQFDSLTGLTGTAGATISRARMPKPGDIADVTAGGYRVPVQIFGDPNVSPSSVFVGLNYQLDLWGKNRAATKSLMSLRDAAGVEAEQVRLTLAVAIVTVYCQLDQAYAVRDLLQQKLKISQRVTAVLRERTARGLDNAYDASDASIKRSRLLEQIALNDEQIKLAQLQLGVLSGRGPERGLALQRPRVGAFAGGAVPSRLPADLLGRRPDIVAARLRVEAAFANADSTRAQFYPDVNLVALGGVFALTPASLFSRDSLAGSVGPAISLPIFDRGRLKAKLGADVAQADVAIGLYNKTVDDALGQVAQLVTSLQTSQTLVAQQQDAVAAAQKIVQIAADRHRRGVLMQKDVDVADLTLIDERAQMIALLGKQRTLRIGLIGALGGGFDAGATPNASAKRGAASASRKATARATPVAPSVADAPSNPMFQHDRLVVTQSN, from the coding sequence ATGCGGCGAATGAGGAAAGCGGCGGGTTCGGCGCGTGGCGTGAAGGGCGGCTCGATGATCGCGGCCGCCGCGGCATTGCTCGCGTTGGCCGGATGCGTGCCGTCGGGATTCCTGCCGTCGCTGTCGCTGCGTGCGCCCGCCGACGATGCACTCGTGCATACCGCCGGCCCCGGCGTGAACGGCGCGTGGCCGGCGCCCGACTGGGTGAAGCAGTTGCAGGACCCGCAGCTCGACGACCTGGTCGCCGAGGCGTCGCAGCACAACCCCGATCTGCAGGTCGCGCAGGCGCGGTTGCGGATCGCGCAGGCGCAGCTTCAGCAGTTCGATTCGCTGACCGGTTTGACCGGCACGGCCGGCGCGACGATCAGCCGGGCACGGATGCCGAAACCCGGCGACATTGCCGACGTGACGGCCGGCGGCTATCGCGTGCCGGTGCAGATCTTCGGCGATCCGAACGTATCGCCGTCGTCGGTCTTCGTCGGGCTGAACTACCAGCTCGACCTGTGGGGCAAGAACCGCGCGGCGACGAAGAGCCTGATGTCGCTGCGCGACGCGGCCGGCGTCGAAGCCGAACAGGTGCGGCTCACGCTCGCCGTCGCGATCGTCACCGTGTATTGCCAGCTCGACCAGGCGTACGCGGTGCGCGACCTGTTGCAGCAGAAGCTGAAGATCAGCCAGCGCGTGACGGCCGTGCTGCGCGAGCGCACCGCGCGCGGCCTCGACAACGCGTACGACGCGAGCGATGCGTCGATCAAGCGCAGCCGTCTGCTCGAGCAGATCGCGCTGAACGACGAGCAGATCAAGCTCGCGCAACTGCAACTCGGCGTGTTGTCGGGCCGCGGCCCGGAGCGCGGGCTCGCGCTGCAGCGGCCGCGCGTCGGCGCGTTCGCGGGCGGCGCCGTGCCCTCGCGGCTGCCGGCCGATCTGCTCGGCCGCCGGCCCGACATCGTCGCCGCGCGGCTGCGGGTCGAAGCCGCGTTCGCGAATGCCGACTCGACGCGTGCGCAGTTCTATCCGGACGTGAACCTCGTCGCGCTCGGCGGCGTGTTCGCACTGACGCCCGCGTCGCTGTTCTCGCGCGATTCGCTCGCGGGTTCCGTCGGCCCCGCGATCTCGCTGCCGATCTTCGATCGCGGCCGGCTGAAGGCGAAGCTCGGCGCGGACGTCGCGCAGGCCGACGTCGCGATCGGGCTGTACAACAAGACCGTCGACGACGCGCTCGGGCAGGTCGCGCAACTCGTCACGTCGCTGCAGACGTCGCAGACGCTCGTCGCGCAGCAGCAGGATGCGGTCGCGGCCGCGCAGAAGATCGTGCAGATCGCGGCGGATCGGCATCGGCGCGGCGTGCTGATGCAGAAGGACGTCGATGTCGCGGATCTCACGCTGATCGACGAGCGCGCGCAGATGATCGCGCTGCTCGGCAAGCAGCGCACGCTGCGCATCGGGCTGATCGGCGCGCTCGGCGGCGGCTTCGACGCGGGCGCGACGCCGAACGCGTCGGCGAAACGCGGCGCCGCGTCCGCGAGCCGGAAGGCGACCGCGCGCGCAACGCCGGTGGCCCCGAGCGTGGCCGACGCGCCGTCGAATCCGATGTTCCAGCACGACCGACTGGTCGTCACGCAAAGCAACTGA
- a CDS encoding alpha/beta fold hydrolase yields the protein MPTEKHVVPLPNGLKVYVERNVFDPAFDTAMLVNGALATTASFGQTVQYLGERMNTICFDLPYAGQSRQHNPGCFILTKDDEAAILQYLVEHFAPAYLVSVSWGGVASLFALARGCPSVRRAAICSFSPLLNDAMVDYVTRARDHIAAGENLKAAQLLNDTVGRYLPRIMKLYNYRYLTRLPRDEQDQVAFHVDQILSLQPERYFSEFANIGCELLFLNGERDEYTTPADVRQLGAHVARARFATVPDAGHFLDIEGRAQREYTRAALLDFFCGESAAAAGVARAAAHACVPTPMHALSS from the coding sequence ATGCCGACCGAAAAACACGTGGTCCCGCTGCCGAATGGTCTGAAGGTCTACGTCGAACGGAACGTGTTCGACCCGGCGTTCGACACGGCGATGCTCGTCAACGGCGCGCTCGCGACCACCGCGTCGTTCGGCCAGACCGTCCAGTATCTCGGCGAGCGGATGAACACGATCTGCTTCGACCTGCCGTATGCGGGGCAGTCGCGCCAGCACAACCCCGGCTGCTTCATCCTGACCAAGGACGACGAAGCCGCGATCCTCCAGTACCTGGTCGAGCATTTCGCGCCGGCGTACCTCGTGTCGGTGTCGTGGGGCGGCGTCGCGTCGCTGTTCGCGCTCGCACGCGGCTGCCCGAGCGTGCGGCGCGCGGCGATCTGCTCGTTCTCGCCGTTACTGAACGACGCGATGGTCGACTACGTGACGCGCGCCCGCGACCACATCGCGGCCGGCGAAAACCTGAAGGCCGCGCAGTTGCTGAACGACACCGTGGGCCGCTATCTGCCGCGCATCATGAAGCTGTACAACTACCGGTATCTGACGCGCCTGCCGCGCGACGAGCAGGATCAGGTCGCGTTCCACGTCGACCAGATCCTGTCGCTGCAGCCCGAGCGCTACTTCAGCGAATTCGCGAACATCGGCTGCGAGCTGCTGTTCCTGAACGGCGAGCGCGACGAATACACGACGCCGGCCGACGTGCGCCAGCTCGGCGCGCACGTCGCGCGCGCGCGGTTCGCGACGGTGCCGGACGCCGGCCACTTTCTCGACATCGAAGGCCGTGCGCAACGCGAATACACCCGTGCCGCGTTGCTCGATTTCTTCTGCGGCGAGTCGGCCGCCGCGGCCGGCGTCGCGCGTGCTGCCGCACATGCATGCGTGCCCACGCCGATGCACGCGCTGTCGTCGTGA